In a genomic window of Candidatus Cetobacterium colombiensis:
- a CDS encoding BMP family lipoprotein, with product MRKIVTFVMSMMLAIGLFAAKPTRVGIVLSTGGLGDKSFNDAAYRGLEQAQKDLGIEFKYVEPASPAEDEEFLREYAEAGYDLVIATGFQMTESARTVAADYPDVKFLMIDDVVDLPNVKSMVFKEEEGSFLVGVIAGLMTKNNAVGFVGGMENPLIKKFEVGFKQGAEYVNPKVKFFSVYTTGPNPFNDPVRGKENAISEINQGADVIYHAAGGTGMGVIAAAKEKGVFAIGVDSNQDGVEPGTVLTSMLKNVDVGVFDTVKALTNGEFVPGLAVYGAKENGVGVTDFQFTKEIIGAEKLAKFEEIKAKLMAGEIKVSDK from the coding sequence ATGAGAAAAATAGTTACTTTTGTAATGTCAATGATGTTAGCAATTGGATTATTTGCAGCAAAGCCAACTAGAGTTGGTATAGTTCTATCTACTGGAGGACTAGGAGATAAGTCGTTTAACGATGCTGCTTACAGAGGGTTAGAGCAAGCTCAAAAAGATTTAGGGATTGAATTTAAATACGTAGAACCAGCATCACCTGCTGAGGACGAAGAGTTTTTAAGAGAATATGCTGAAGCTGGATACGATTTAGTAATAGCTACAGGATTCCAAATGACAGAATCTGCAAGAACTGTTGCAGCGGATTATCCTGATGTTAAATTTTTAATGATTGATGATGTAGTTGATTTACCAAATGTTAAATCAATGGTATTTAAAGAGGAAGAGGGATCTTTCTTAGTTGGAGTTATAGCTGGATTAATGACAAAAAATAATGCAGTTGGATTTGTTGGTGGAATGGAGAATCCTTTAATAAAGAAATTCGAAGTTGGATTTAAGCAAGGAGCAGAGTATGTAAATCCTAAGGTTAAATTCTTCTCAGTTTACACAACTGGACCGAATCCATTTAATGACCCGGTTAGAGGAAAAGAAAATGCAATTTCTGAAATCAATCAAGGAGCAGATGTAATATATCATGCAGCTGGTGGAACAGGAATGGGAGTTATTGCAGCAGCAAAAGAGAAAGGTGTTTTTGCTATTGGAGTTGACTCAAATCAAGATGGTGTAGAGCCAGGAACAGTTTTAACATCAATGTTAAAAAATGTTGACGTTGGAGTTTTTGATACAGTTAAAGCATTAACAAACGGAGAGTTTGTACCAGGATTAGCTGTTTATGGAGCTAAAGAAAACGGTGTTGGAGTAACTGATTTCCAATTTACAAAAGAAATTATTGGAGCTGAAAAACTTGCAAAGTTTGAAGAAATCAAAGCTAAATTAATGGCTGGAGAAATCAAAGTAAGCGATAAATAA
- a CDS encoding metal-sensitive transcriptional regulator produces the protein MEENCSNKICGDKKKLIARANRVEGQIRGIKRMIQEDAYCDDVLNQISSAKAALNGIAKVILENHLRKCVVSGIKNNEENKVIDELIYTLGKMMK, from the coding sequence ATGGAAGAAAATTGTTCGAATAAAATATGTGGAGATAAAAAAAAGCTGATAGCGAGAGCTAATAGAGTAGAAGGTCAAATAAGAGGTATAAAAAGAATGATCCAAGAAGACGCTTATTGTGATGATGTCTTAAATCAAATCTCTTCAGCAAAAGCAGCTTTAAATGGTATAGCAAAAGTAATATTAGAAAACCATTTAAGAAAGTGTGTTGTATCAGGGATAAAAAATAACGAAGAGAACAAAGTAATCGACGAATTAATATATACATTAGGAAAAATGATGAAATAA
- the deoD gene encoding purine-nucleoside phosphorylase, whose translation MSVHIGAKKGEIAETVLLPGDPLRAKWIAENFLEDVVCYNEVRGMYGYTGTYKGKRISVQGTGMGVPSISIYVNELIREYGVKNLIRVGTAGSYREDVKIRDVILAMSSSTTSGMNKLRFGGADYAPTADFELFMKAAEAAKEKGIAVKGGNVLTADEFYGDNFESYKKWAEFGVLCVEMETAALYTIAAKYNAKALTILTISDSLVTGEETTSQERQTTLKDMIEIALESVAK comes from the coding sequence ATGAGCGTACATATAGGAGCAAAAAAGGGAGAAATAGCAGAAACAGTATTATTACCAGGAGATCCATTAAGAGCTAAGTGGATTGCAGAAAACTTTTTAGAAGATGTAGTTTGTTACAACGAAGTTAGAGGGATGTATGGGTATACAGGAACTTATAAAGGGAAGAGAATTTCAGTTCAGGGAACAGGAATGGGAGTACCATCTATATCAATATATGTAAATGAATTAATAAGAGAGTATGGAGTTAAAAATCTTATTAGAGTTGGAACTGCAGGTTCTTATAGAGAAGATGTAAAAATAAGAGATGTAATTTTAGCAATGTCATCATCAACAACATCTGGAATGAATAAACTTAGATTTGGTGGAGCTGATTATGCACCGACGGCTGATTTTGAGTTATTTATGAAAGCGGCAGAAGCGGCTAAAGAAAAAGGGATAGCAGTAAAAGGTGGAAATGTTTTAACTGCAGATGAGTTTTATGGAGATAATTTTGAATCTTATAAAAAATGGGCAGAGTTTGGAGTTTTATGTGTTGAGATGGAAACAGCAGCGTTATATACAATAGCAGCGAAATATAATGCTAAAGCATTAACGATACTAACAATATCTGATTCACTTGTAACAGGAGAAGAGACTACTTCTCAAGAAAGACAAACAACTTTAAAAGATATGATTGAAATAGCTCTTGAAAGTGTGGCGAAGTAA
- a CDS encoding phosphopentomutase: MEKIERVTLIVLDSAGIGALPDAKEFGDEGTNTLANIALTTGGLNLKNMEKMGLGNITEILGVDKVEDSIGAYGKASELSKGKDTTTGHWEIAGIVQEKAFPTYANGFPKETIEAFEKATGRKVLCNLPYSGTDVLDVYGEEQLATGAWIVYTSADPVFQIAANEELIPLDELYSACKKALEICSELSPVARVIARPYIGKKAGEFTRTSNRHDYSVEPPVESMLDRVKKAGLDVVGIGKTSDIFAGVGLTESRGTNKDNLDGILKTIEELKKDTKGIIFTNLVDFDMKYGHRRDPKGYKLALEEFDNYLPEIMENLKENELLILTADHGCDPTYKGSDHTREYIPLLVYGKNLKGNVDLGIQEGFSTIAATVEELLLGKTDLKGSFAEKISK; the protein is encoded by the coding sequence ATGGAGAAAATTGAAAGAGTAACACTAATTGTACTTGATAGTGCTGGAATAGGAGCGTTACCAGATGCAAAAGAATTTGGTGATGAAGGAACAAATACATTGGCTAATATAGCACTTACAACAGGTGGATTAAATTTGAAAAATATGGAAAAAATGGGATTGGGTAATATTACTGAAATTCTAGGTGTAGACAAAGTAGAAGATTCAATAGGAGCTTATGGTAAAGCTTCTGAGTTATCTAAAGGAAAAGATACAACAACAGGACATTGGGAAATTGCTGGAATAGTTCAAGAGAAAGCATTTCCAACTTATGCAAATGGGTTTCCAAAAGAAACAATAGAAGCGTTTGAAAAAGCTACAGGAAGAAAAGTTTTATGTAACTTACCTTATTCTGGAACAGATGTTTTAGATGTTTATGGAGAGGAGCAGTTAGCAACAGGAGCTTGGATTGTCTATACATCAGCAGATCCAGTTTTCCAAATTGCAGCTAATGAGGAATTAATACCTTTAGATGAGCTTTATTCAGCTTGTAAAAAAGCATTGGAAATATGTAGTGAACTTTCACCAGTTGCAAGAGTAATAGCAAGACCTTATATAGGAAAAAAAGCTGGAGAGTTTACAAGAACGTCTAATAGACATGACTATTCAGTGGAGCCTCCTGTTGAAAGTATGTTAGATAGAGTAAAAAAAGCTGGTTTAGATGTTGTTGGAATAGGAAAAACTAGTGATATATTTGCTGGAGTTGGTTTAACTGAAAGCAGAGGAACAAATAAAGATAATTTAGATGGAATATTGAAAACGATAGAAGAGTTAAAAAAAGATACTAAAGGAATTATTTTTACAAATTTAGTTGATTTTGATATGAAATATGGTCATAGAAGAGATCCTAAAGGGTATAAATTAGCTTTGGAAGAATTTGATAACTATCTACCTGAAATAATGGAAAATTTAAAAGAAAATGAATTGTTGATACTGACAGCTGATCATGGATGTGATCCAACTTATAAAGGAAGTGATCATACAAGAGAGTATATCCCTTTACTTGTTTATGGTAAGAATTTAAAAGGAAATGTGGATTTAGGAATTCAAGAAGGTTTTAGTACAATAGCAGCAACTGTAGAGGAACTTCTATTAGGAAAAACAGATTTAAAAGGAAGTTTTGCTGAAAAAATATCAAAATAA
- the corA gene encoding magnesium/cobalt transporter CorA, whose amino-acid sequence MNKKVGLQPGTLLYTGDRPIATEIPITHYTYNHETFKKNSFIFEDNLFIELHPSHVNWLNIGGIHNTNLIKKVGEAFNIDSLILEDLLNNSQRPKLEIRDDYIFITLKMISHSSKKNVYEYEQISFILFSNLLITFQENPFDVFDSIRCRIEKQSGRLRTKREGYLTYSLIDRIVDNYFVIIEDLEERIDDLEDKITTDPQKVYFEEILILKKELLKFRKALNPLKEVSSKFKDPDIQEYLGEDIDIYLRDLQDHIIIANESNDTLFNRGNELLQLYHSTISTGMNEIMKVLTMISSIFIPLSFLAGLYGMNFQYMPELSWKYSYFILLGVMISILTGTAYFFKKKKWW is encoded by the coding sequence TTGAATAAAAAAGTTGGATTACAACCAGGAACTCTTTTATATACAGGGGATCGCCCTATAGCCACAGAAATCCCCATTACCCACTACACTTACAACCATGAAACTTTTAAAAAAAATAGTTTCATTTTTGAAGATAACCTTTTTATCGAACTTCATCCTTCACATGTAAATTGGTTAAATATAGGTGGGATTCACAATACAAATCTTATCAAAAAAGTTGGAGAAGCATTTAATATTGACTCTTTAATTTTAGAAGATTTATTAAATAATTCACAAAGACCAAAGCTTGAAATTAGAGATGACTATATTTTTATAACATTAAAAATGATATCTCATTCAAGTAAAAAAAATGTATACGAGTACGAACAAATATCTTTTATTCTATTTTCTAATCTGTTGATTACTTTTCAAGAAAATCCTTTTGATGTTTTTGATAGTATTAGATGTAGAATCGAAAAGCAAAGTGGTCGTTTAAGAACTAAAAGAGAAGGTTATTTAACTTACTCCTTAATCGATAGAATCGTTGATAATTATTTTGTAATTATAGAAGATTTAGAGGAAAGAATTGATGATTTAGAAGATAAAATAACTACTGATCCACAAAAAGTCTATTTTGAAGAAATTCTAATACTAAAAAAAGAACTTTTAAAATTTAGAAAAGCTTTAAACCCTTTAAAAGAAGTTTCTTCTAAATTTAAAGACCCTGATATTCAAGAATACTTAGGTGAAGATATTGATATTTACTTAAGAGATTTACAAGATCATATAATTATCGCCAACGAATCTAACGATACTCTTTTTAATCGTGGTAATGAATTATTACAACTTTATCACTCAACAATAAGTACAGGAATGAATGAAATTATGAAAGTATTAACAATGATTTCTAGTATCTTTATTCCTTTAAGTTTCTTAGCGGGTTTATATGGAATGAACTTTCAATACATGCCTGAATTAAGTTGGAAATATAGCTACTTTATTCTTTTGGGAGTTATGATTAGTATTCTTACTGGAACTGCATATTTCTTTAAAAAGAAAAAATGGTGGTAA
- the bioB gene encoding biotin synthase BioB, translating into MKNFIYELKNKICNGQEISFEDAENLISLDPLINSEEILLLSKYANEIREHFCGNNFNLCTIMNAKSGKCSEDCRYCAQSAHFKTDAPVYDLTNKEKALDLALNVYDEGANRFSLVTSGKGLFTNKETQELTDIYKHLKANCEIHLCASHGLLTKESAEALKKSGVKTYHHNLETSRDFYDKICTTHTFQDRINTILVAQEAGLEVCSGGIFGLGESRRDRLSMAFELKKLNIKSIPLNFLTPIPGTPMAYYKPLEPMELIKTIAIYRFIIPDAYLRYAGGRLQLGEFEIQGIKGGINSALTGNFLTTTGSTISSDKEMVLKEGFSLDKEI; encoded by the coding sequence TTGAAAAACTTTATCTATGAATTAAAAAACAAAATTTGCAACGGTCAAGAAATATCTTTTGAAGATGCTGAAAATTTAATAAGTCTGGACCCTTTAATAAACTCTGAAGAAATATTACTTTTATCAAAATATGCTAACGAAATTAGAGAGCATTTTTGTGGAAATAATTTTAATCTTTGTACAATAATGAATGCAAAATCTGGAAAATGTTCAGAAGATTGCAGATATTGTGCTCAGTCGGCTCACTTTAAAACTGATGCACCTGTATATGATTTAACTAACAAAGAAAAAGCTTTAGACTTAGCTCTAAATGTTTATGATGAGGGTGCCAACCGTTTTTCTCTTGTTACAAGTGGAAAAGGATTATTTACAAATAAAGAGACTCAAGAATTAACAGATATTTATAAACATCTTAAAGCAAATTGTGAAATACATCTTTGTGCCTCTCACGGTTTGTTGACTAAAGAATCTGCAGAAGCATTAAAAAAATCAGGTGTAAAAACTTATCATCACAACTTAGAAACTTCTAGAGACTTTTATGATAAAATCTGTACAACTCACACTTTCCAAGATAGAATTAATACTATTTTAGTTGCACAAGAGGCCGGTTTAGAGGTGTGTAGTGGTGGTATCTTTGGATTAGGAGAAAGTAGAAGAGATCGATTAAGCATGGCTTTTGAACTTAAAAAGTTAAATATTAAATCTATACCTTTAAATTTTTTAACTCCTATTCCTGGAACACCTATGGCTTATTACAAACCCCTTGAACCAATGGAGTTAATTAAAACAATAGCTATCTATCGTTTTATAATTCCTGATGCTTATTTAAGATACGCAGGAGGAAGACTTCAGCTTGGAGAATTTGAAATCCAAGGTATTAAAGGTGGAATAAACTCTGCTCTAACTGGAAACTTTCTAACAACAACTGGAAGTACTATCTCTTCTGATAAAGAAATGGTTCTCAAGGAGGGATTTTCTCTTGATAAAGAAATTTAA
- a CDS encoding aspartate ammonia-lyase, whose amino-acid sequence MEKFRLESDSIGVLEVPANAYYGVQSLRGKNNFHITGYRLGNDFIKALAYVKKASAIANLEAKVLKEEVVNSIVEACDEIINGKFMDQFITDVIQGGAGTSMNMNINEVIANRAGELLGGELGKYDKVHPNDHVNYGQSTNDVIPTAGKLALQMMSEELLKTLEKLHKILLEKSKEFDDVIKMGRTHLQDAVPIRLGQEFKAYAQPIARDIKRIKVALDDLKAVNMGATAVGTGINADTKYVEDVVRILSNVTNVDFIQADDLVDGTRNLDSFVWLSSALKVTAVNLSKMCNDLRLMASGPKTGLAEINLPQQQPGSSIMPGKVNPVIPEVMNQVCFQIFGNDQTITKAAEAGQLELNVFEPVLFFNLFQSIEIIKNGVNTLIENCLIGITANKERCQQLVDMSVGTITALNPHIGYKNAADIAKTSIKTGVSVIELILERKLLTREELDIILNPYEMTKPGIPGKSLLKNR is encoded by the coding sequence TTGGAAAAATTTAGATTAGAAAGTGATTCAATCGGTGTCTTAGAAGTTCCAGCAAATGCGTATTATGGTGTTCAATCGTTAAGGGGTAAAAATAATTTTCATATTACAGGGTACAGATTGGGAAATGATTTTATAAAAGCATTAGCTTATGTAAAAAAAGCTTCGGCAATAGCTAATTTAGAGGCTAAAGTTTTAAAGGAAGAGGTTGTAAATTCAATAGTTGAGGCTTGTGATGAAATAATAAATGGAAAATTTATGGATCAATTTATAACAGATGTTATTCAAGGTGGAGCAGGAACTTCAATGAATATGAATATAAATGAAGTTATAGCTAATAGAGCTGGAGAACTTCTAGGTGGAGAATTAGGTAAATATGATAAGGTTCATCCTAACGACCATGTAAATTATGGTCAATCTACAAATGATGTCATTCCGACTGCTGGGAAATTAGCCTTACAGATGATGTCAGAAGAATTATTGAAAACTTTAGAAAAATTACATAAAATTTTATTAGAAAAAAGTAAAGAGTTTGATGATGTTATAAAAATGGGAAGAACTCATCTTCAAGATGCTGTTCCAATTAGATTAGGGCAAGAGTTTAAAGCTTATGCTCAGCCAATAGCAAGAGATATAAAAAGAATAAAGGTTGCGTTAGATGATTTGAAGGCCGTTAATATGGGAGCTACAGCTGTAGGAACAGGAATTAATGCAGATACTAAATATGTAGAAGATGTGGTTAGAATTTTATCTAATGTAACAAATGTAGATTTTATTCAAGCGGATGATCTGGTAGATGGAACAAGAAATTTAGATAGTTTTGTTTGGTTATCATCAGCATTAAAAGTAACTGCAGTTAATTTATCGAAAATGTGTAATGATTTAAGATTAATGGCATCAGGTCCTAAAACTGGATTGGCAGAAATTAATCTTCCTCAACAACAACCAGGATCATCAATAATGCCTGGGAAAGTGAATCCTGTTATTCCAGAAGTTATGAATCAGGTTTGTTTTCAAATTTTTGGAAATGATCAGACAATAACAAAGGCAGCAGAAGCAGGTCAATTAGAGTTAAATGTATTTGAACCAGTTTTATTCTTTAATTTATTCCAATCAATAGAAATAATAAAAAATGGTGTAAATACACTAATAGAAAATTGTTTAATTGGAATAACAGCAAATAAAGAGAGATGTCAACAATTAGTTGATATGAGCGTGGGAACAATAACAGCTTTAAATCCACATATAGGATATAAAAATGCCGCAGACATAGCAAAAACTTCTATAAAAACAGGAGTTTCAGTAATAGAATTAATTTTAGAAAGAAAACTTTTAACTAGAGAGGAATTGGATATAATTTTGAATCCTTATGAAATGACAAAACCAGGAATTCCAGGAAAAAGTTTATTGAAAAATAGATAA
- the bioD gene encoding dethiobiotin synthase: MIKKFNKGYFIIGTDTDIGKTYVSSVIFKSLLGNNIGYYKPFQTGCYKENNQLVPLDPKFLCDFTDIPLNNSMTTYLFETPVSPHLASELENIPININKVLEQTQHLFSKYDTTFIEAAGGIYVPIIRNKYFMFNLIQDLNLPVILVCSTKVGSINHTLLTLNFLKEKNIKIQGIIFNGYTNEFYENDNIKIILDISKIQNYIILNQNDTTIPKESLFSFLEN, translated from the coding sequence TTGATAAAGAAATTTAACAAAGGATATTTTATCATTGGAACAGATACTGATATTGGTAAAACTTATGTTTCTTCTGTTATTTTTAAATCCTTACTCGGAAATAATATAGGTTATTACAAACCCTTTCAAACTGGATGTTATAAAGAAAATAATCAGCTAGTTCCGTTAGATCCAAAATTTTTATGTGATTTTACTGATATTCCTCTTAACAACAGTATGACAACATATTTGTTTGAAACTCCAGTATCTCCACACCTTGCATCTGAACTTGAAAATATTCCAATTAATATTAATAAAGTTTTAGAGCAAACACAACATTTATTTTCCAAATACGATACTACATTTATAGAAGCAGCTGGTGGAATATATGTTCCTATTATAAGAAACAAATATTTCATGTTTAATCTTATTCAAGATTTAAATTTACCTGTTATTTTAGTTTGCTCTACAAAGGTCGGATCTATAAATCACACTTTATTAACACTTAATTTTTTAAAAGAAAAAAATATAAAAATACAAGGAATTATATTTAATGGATATACTAATGAATTTTATGAAAATGATAATATCAAGATAATTTTAGATATAAGTAAAATTCAAAATTATATTATTTTGAATCAAAATGATACTACAATTCCTAAAGAAAGTTTATTTTCGTTTTTAGAAAATTAA
- a CDS encoding GntR family transcriptional regulator, translating to MSRENSNSAYAYKILKRNIFELNLKPGSELSEKVIGEKLGMSRTPIREALILLKHDQLIESIPQKGTFVTKISAQKVLEAKVLRVALETAAFERVVENLDEDFIEDLRTNIKMQRVYCEGNRNYLEFHKMDNDFHKMIFEKAGIPGLWELALNGTGHYQRVRVLNAKNKTSDISVVKEHEEILEALEKKDIDKLRVMLEHHLGRTLLKLKKLEDENPEYFEIKEESSKDDTFILLK from the coding sequence ATGTCGAGAGAAAATAGTAATTCAGCTTATGCATATAAAATATTAAAAAGAAATATATTTGAATTAAATTTAAAGCCTGGTAGTGAGTTAAGTGAAAAAGTAATAGGAGAAAAATTAGGTATGAGTAGAACTCCTATAAGAGAAGCGTTAATTCTTTTAAAGCATGATCAATTAATAGAAAGTATTCCTCAAAAAGGGACTTTTGTAACAAAAATTAGCGCTCAAAAAGTTCTAGAAGCTAAAGTACTAAGAGTAGCCTTAGAAACAGCTGCTTTTGAAAGAGTTGTTGAAAACTTAGATGAAGATTTTATAGAAGATTTGAGAACTAATATTAAAATGCAAAGAGTTTACTGTGAAGGGAATCGTAATTATTTAGAGTTTCATAAAATGGATAACGACTTTCATAAAATGATATTTGAAAAAGCTGGGATTCCAGGATTGTGGGAGTTGGCTTTAAATGGAACTGGTCACTATCAAAGGGTGAGAGTTTTAAATGCAAAAAATAAAACTAGTGATATTTCAGTTGTAAAAGAGCATGAAGAGATTTTAGAAGCATTAGAAAAAAAAGATATAGATAAGTTAAGAGTGATGTTAGAGCATCACTTAGGAAGAACTTTATTAAAGTTGAAAAAATTAGAAGATGAAAATCCAGAATATTTTGAAATTAAAGAAGAATCATCAAAAGATGATACATTTATACTATTGAAATAA
- the cdd gene encoding cytidine deaminase, translating to MRMNLDEMKILEYVDKAILAREKAYAPYSKFKVGAILVDENGVETTGANIENGSYGLSNCAERSAIFAAASNGMRKIKLIAVVADTTGPVSPCGACRQVIKEFADDDTIIILGNLKRDYKIMTMEELLPYGFEL from the coding sequence ATGAGAATGAATTTAGATGAAATGAAAATATTAGAATATGTTGATAAAGCTATATTAGCTAGAGAAAAAGCTTATGCACCGTATTCTAAATTTAAGGTAGGAGCTATCTTAGTGGATGAAAACGGAGTAGAAACTACAGGAGCTAATATAGAGAACGGGTCTTATGGTCTTTCTAATTGTGCTGAAAGAAGTGCAATTTTTGCAGCAGCAAGTAATGGGATGAGAAAAATAAAATTAATTGCGGTTGTAGCAGATACAACAGGACCTGTGAGTCCATGTGGAGCATGTAGACAAGTTATAAAAGAGTTTGCAGATGATGATACAATTATTATTTTAGGAAATCTGAAAAGAGATTATAAAATTATGACAATGGAAGAATTATTACCATACGGGTTTGAGTTATAA